A stretch of the Malus sylvestris chromosome 10, drMalSylv7.2, whole genome shotgun sequence genome encodes the following:
- the LOC126586671 gene encoding uncharacterized protein LOC126586671 isoform X3 gives MTEKSGDGDGSGGGDGGPAEGEKNNNNADGGVPPEEEKEKEKEKNGDPELLICLLQPAPADSDPDYIGIRRLLLSRKPQSPFHRRRDWRCNGKGYVAFRNYIRRPRNWERMQTPSLQTTPGNSGRWILPTSPLSLLYDVESWSPGRSGSQPSPRRSFGSSISDSDRPRPRRAEPAYSFVGMHCIFDQCTASVTVLKFGHMSSDLLAYGASDGTLTVCTVSDPPSILKHLHGHSKDVTDFDFSSNNQYIASSSMDKTVRVWEISKGLCIRVIYGVSPQLCIRFHPVNNNFLSAGNADKEVTVFNFSTGRVIHKIFFDSEVTSMDYAHTGQLIFCGDATGCIYSISMNSHTGMLSRSHRHRSSTRRKSAVITVQYRSFSLLARGPVLLTCTQDGSLSFFSVALEIQGYLTLRCSLKLNPRIYSIRASFCPLLSLEKGEYIVSGSEDSNVYFYDLTRPKHTCVNKLQGHRFPVIGVAWNHGENLLASSDFYGTVIVWKRSKTG, from the exons ATGACGGAGAAAAGCGGCGACGGCGACGGCAGCGGTGGGGGTGATGGTGGTCCAGCAGAGGGGGAgaagaataataataatgctGATGGTGGTGTTCCACCAGAggaagagaaggagaaggagaaagagaagaatgGAGATCCAGAACTGCTGATCTGCTTGCTTCAACCTGCTCCCGCCGACTCCGATCCCGACTACATTGGCATCCGTCGCCTTCTACTCTCTCGCAAGCCCCAGTCCCCATTTCATCGCCGCCGA GATTGGAGATGCAATGGAAAAGGGTACGTCGCGTTTCGAAATTACATCCGGCGGCCGAGGAATTGGGAGAGGATGCAGACTCCGAGCCTCCAGACCACTCCCGGAAACAG TGGGAGATGGATTCTACCTACAAGTCCGCTGTCCCTTTTGTACGACGTCGAAAGCTGGAGTCCTGGCAGG AGTGGCAGTCAACCTTCACCTCGCAGAAGTTTTGGCTCCAGTATAAGTGATAGTGACCGCCCACGTCCTCGGCGGGCAGAACCTGCGTACTCGTTTGTAGGAATGCATTGCATCTTTGATCAGTGCACAGCCTCTG TTACGGTTTTGAAGTTTGGGCACATGAGTTCTGAtctgcttgcatatggagcatcagATGGAACCTTGACAGTATGCACTGTTTCTGATCCACCTTCAATCCTCAAGCATCTGCATGGTCACTCCAAAGATGTTACAG ACTTTGATTTTTCGTCGAACAATCAATACATTGCATCCTCATCAATGGATAAAACTGTACGAGTGTGGGAGATTTCAAAAGGCCTTTGTATTCGAGTAATATATGGAGTGTCTCCGCAACTGTGTATCCGTTTTCACCCT GTAAATAACAACTTTCTTTCAGCTGGCAATGCAGACAAAGAAGTTACG GTTTTCAATTTCAGCACTGGTAGGGTCATTCATAAAATATTCTTTGACAGTGAGGTTACCTCCATGGATTATGCTCACACTGGACAGCTCATTTTCTGTGGTGATGCGACG GGCTGTATATATTCTATAAGCATGAATTCTCACACAGGAATGTTGTCTCGCTCTCATCGTCACCGAAGTAGCACAAGGCGGAAATCTGCAGTCATAACTGTGCAGTACCGAAGTTTTTCTCTGTTGGCTCGGGGCCCTGTCTTGCTTACGTGTACTCAAGATGGAAGTTTATCTTTCTTCAG TGTTGCTCTGGAAATACAGGGTTATTTGACTCTCCGTTGCTCACTGAAACTAAATCCACGAATATACAGCATCCGGGCTTCCTTCTGTCCACTGCTTTCCCTTGAAAAAGGAGAATATATAG TTTCCGGAAGTGAGGATTCAAATGTCTACTTCTACGATTTAACCCGGCCAAAGCATACTTGTGTAAACAAGCTACAG GGTCATCGATTTCCGGTTATTGGTGTTGCTTGGAACCATGGAGAGAACTTGTTAGCATCATCTGATTTCTACGGAACGGTTATTGTATGGAAGAGATCAAAAACAGGTTAA
- the LOC126586668 gene encoding beta-galactosidase 5-like, giving the protein MGANSSALSWVLLCCCIVWSSVYVEQTECNVVFDRKALVIDGQRRLLFSGSIHYPRSTPEMWEGLIQKAKDGGLDAIDTYVFWNLHEPSPGNYNFEGRNDLVRFIKTVHKAGLYVHLRIGPYICSEWNFGGFPVWLKFVPGISFRTDNEPFKSAMQKFTQKVVQLMKNEKLFESQGGPIILSQIENEYEPESKAFGASGYAYMTWAAKMAVGMGTGVPWVMCKEDDAPDPVINTCNGFYCDYFSPNKPNKPTMWTEAWSGWFTEFGGPIYQRPVEDLAFAVARFIQKGGSFINYYMYHGGTNFGRTAGGPFITTSYDYDAPIDEYGLIRQPKYGHLKELHKAVKLCELALLNADPTVTTLGSYGQAHVFSSKSGGCAAFLSNFNTKSAAKVTFNNMNFHLPPWSISILPDCKNVAFNTARVGVQTSQTQLLPTNSELHSWGIFNEDVSSVAGDTTITVVGLLDQLNITRDSSDYLWYTTSVDIDPSESFLRGGQHPSLTVQSAGDAMHVFINDQLSGSASGTREHRRFTFTGNVNLHAGLNKISLLSIAVGLANNGPHFETRNTGVLGPVALHGLDHGTRDLSWQQWSYQVGLKGEAANLDSPNSISAVDWMTGSLVAQKQQPLTWYKAYFDEPNGDEPLALDMGSMGKGQAWINGQSIGRYWTIYADGDCSACTYSGTFRPKKCQFGCQHPTQQWYHVPRSWLKPSKNLLVVFEEIGGDVSKVALVKKSVTSVCAEVSENHPHITNWHTESHGQTEVQQKPEIGLHCTDGHSISAIKFSSFGTPSGSCGKFQHGTCHAPNSNAVLQKECLGKQKCSVTISNTNFGADPCPSKLKKLSVEAVCSPIST; this is encoded by the exons atggggGCTAATAGCTCAGCTTTGAGCTGGGTTCTGCTCTGCTGCTGCATAGTGTGGTCTTCTGTGTATGTTGAGCAGACAGAGTGCAATGTTGTGTTTGATAGGAAGGCTCTTGTCATTGATGGGCAGAGGAGACTTCTCTTCTCTGGCTCCATTCACTATCCCAGAAGTACTCCTGAG ATGTGGGAAGGTCTTATACAGAAGGCCAAAGATGGTGGCTTGGATGCCATTGACACCTATGTCTTCTGGAATCTTCATGAACCTTCTCCTGGCAAT tatAATTTTGAGGGGAGGAACGATTTGGTTCGGTTCATAAAGACGGTTCACAAGGCAGGGCTCTATGTTCATCTTCGGATTGGTCCTTATATTTGTTCAGAATGGAATTTTGG GGGGTTTCCAGTTTGGCTGAAGTTTGTTCCAGGCATTAGCTTCAGAACAGATAATGAGCCTTTTAAg TCAGCAATGCAAAAATTTACACAGAAAGTTGTCCAGTTGATGAAGAACGAAAAGTTGTTTGAGTCACAAGGTGGCCCCATTATCCTTTCTCAG ATTGAGAACGAATACGAGCCAGAAAGCAAGGCGTTTGGGGCTTCTGGTTATGCATACATGACCTGGGCTGCAAAGATGGCTGTTGGAATGGGTACTGGGGTCCCATGGGTCATGTGCAAGGAAGATGATGCCCCTGACCCAGTG ATAAACACTTGCAATGGTTTTTATTGCGATTATTTTTCTCCCAACAAACCAAACAAACCCACAATGTGGACTGAAGCTTGGAGTGGCTG GTTCACAGAATTTGGTGGCCCAATTTACCAGCGGCCTGTTGAAGATTTGGCATTTGCAGTTGCCAGATTCATCCAAAAAGGAGGCTCCTTCATAAATTATTACATG TACCATGGAGGGACCAACTTTGGAAGAACTGCTGGAGGCCCCTTTATAACTACCAGCTATGACTATGATGCTCCCATCGACGAATACG GCTTGATCAGGCAACCTAAGTATGGCCACTTAAAGGAACTCCATAAGGCTGTTAAGCTATGTGAGCTAGCTCTGCTGAATGCTGATCCTACTGTCACAACCTTAGGGAGCTATGGACAG GCACATGTATTCTCTTCCAAGTCAGGAGGCTGTGCAGCTTTTCTCTCAAATTTCAATACAAAGTCAGCTGCAAAAGTGACTTTCAATAACATGAACTTTCACCTCCCCCCTTGGTCCATCAGCATCCTTCCAGATTgcaaaaatgttgcattcaacaCTGCCCGA GTGGGAGTTCAGACATcccaaacacaacttttgcccACTAACTCTGAGTTGCACTCGTGGGGAATCTTCAATGAAGATGTTTCTTCAGTGGCTGGTGATACTACAATCACGGTCGTTGGCCTCTTAGATCAACTGAACATTACAAGAGACTCCAGTGATTATTTGTGGTACACAACCAG TGTTGACATAGATCCATCAGAATCATTTCTACGTGGAGGTCAACATCCCAGTCTAACCGTGCAGTCAGCTGGAGATGCTATGCATGTCTTCATCAATGACCAGCTCTCAG GATCGGCTTCTGGGACTAGGGAACACAGAAGATTCACTTTTACAGGAAATGTCAACCTGCATGCTGGACTGAATAAAATTTCACTTCTCAGTATAGCTGTTGGATTGGCG AATAATGGTCCTCACTTTGAGACGCGGAACACAGGAGTGCTGGGACCAGTTGCTCTACATGGACTAGACCATGGAACAAGAGATTTATCTTGGCAGCAATGGTCATATCAG GTTGGGCTAAAAGGTGAAGCCGCGAATCTGGATTCTCCAAATTCCATTTCGGCTGTGGATTGGATGACAGGGTCCTTAGTGGCACAAAAACAACAGCCACTGACATGGTATAAG GCATACTTTGATGAACCAAATGGAGATGAGCCCCTGGCTTTGGACATGGGTAGTATGGGGAAGGGTCAAGCATGGATCAACGGGCAGAGCATCGGAAGATACTGGACTATTTACGCTGATGGCGATTGCAGTGCATGCACGTATTCTGGTACATTCAGGCCTAAGAAATGCCAATTTGGTTGTCAGCATCCAACTCAACAATG GTACCACGTTCCTCGCTCTTGGCTGAAGCCATCTAAGAACCTCTTGGTAGTATTTGAGGAGATTGGTGGTGATGTATCAAAGGTCGCTCTTGTGAAAAAATCAGTGACGAGTGTTTGTGCCGAGGTTTCTGAAAATCACCCACACATTACAAATTGGCACACTGAGAGCCATGGCCAAACGGAAGTGCAACAGAAGCCCGAAATTGGCCTACACTGTACAGATGGACACTCCATTTCTGCTATTaaattttcaagctttggaactCCATCCGGAAGCTGTGGGAAATTTCAACACGGCACCTGTCATGCTCCAAACTCAAATGCTGTCCTGCAGAAG GAGTGCCTAGGTAAGCAGAAGTGTTCAGTGACCATATCAAACACCAACTTCGGCGCAGACCCTTGTCCAAGCAAACTAAAAAAGTTATCTGTGGAAGCTGTTTGTTCCCCTATAAGCACTTGA
- the LOC126586673 gene encoding chromatin remodeling protein SHL-like — MAKPKAPRRTLDSYTVKPINKTIRAGDCVLMRPSEPGKPSYVAKIERIEADSRGSNVKVHVQWYYRPEESLGGRRQFHGSKEVFLSDHHDVQSADTIEAKCTVHTFKSYTKLDAVGNDDFFCRFEYNSSTGAFNPDRVAVYCKCEMPYNPDDLMVQCEGCSDWFHPACIDMNIQEAKRLDHFFCEGCSSEGQKKLQNSHTASRHPDTKVDTKRRRR, encoded by the exons ATGGCCAAACCCAAAGCTCCGAGACGAACGCTCGACTCCTACACCGTCAAACCCATCAACAAAACCATCAGAG CCGGGGACTGCGTCCTGATGCGGCCGTCGGAGCCGGGGAAGCCGTCATACGTGGCTAAGATCGAGCGCATCGAGGCCGACAGCCGCGGCTCCAACGTCAAGGTCCACGTCCAGTGGTACTATCGGCCGGAGGAGTCGCTCGGCGGCCGGAGGCAGTTTCACGGCTCCAAAGAGGTCTTTCTCTCCGATCACCACGATGTTCAGAGCGCCGACACCATCGAGGCCAAGTGTACGGTCCACACCTTCAAGAGCTACACCAAGCTTGACGCTGTTGGAAACGACGATTTCTTCTGTCGTTTTGAGTATAATTCCTCCACTGGGGCTTTCAATCCCGACCGCGTTGCCGT GTATTGCAAATGTGAGATGCCTTACAACCCTGATGACCTCATGGTTCAGTGTGAAGGTTGTAGTGATTG GTTTCATCCTGCTTGTATAGACATGAATATACAGGAAGCCAAAAGACTAGATCACTTCTTCTGTGAAGGCTGCTCTTCCGAGGGTCAAAAGAAATTGCAGAATTCCCATACTGCTTCCAGACACCCTGATACAAAG GTGGATACAAAACGGCGTCGGAGGTGA
- the LOC126586671 gene encoding uncharacterized protein LOC126586671 isoform X2 has protein sequence MTEKSGDGDGSGGGDGGPAEGEKNNNNADGGVPPEEEKEKEKEKNGDPELLICLLQPAPADSDPDYIGIRRLLLSRKPQSPFHRRRDWRCNGKGYVAFRNYIRRPRNWERMQTPSLQTTPGNSGRWILPTSPLSLLYDVESWSPGRDVQSGSQPSPRRSFGSSISDSDRPRPRRAEPAYSFVGMHCIFDQCTASVTVLKFGHMSSDLLAYGASDGTLTVCTVSDPPSILKHLHGHSKDVTDFDFSSNNQYIASSSMDKTVRVWEISKGLCIRVIYGVSPQLCIRFHPVNNNFLSAGNADKEVTVFNFSTGRVIHKIFFDSEVTSMDYAHTGQLIFCGDATGCIYSISMNSHTGMLSRSHRHRSSTRRKSAVITVQYRSFSLLARGPVLLTCTQDGSLSFFSVALEIQGYLTLRCSLKLNPRIYSIRASFCPLLSLEKGEYIVSGSEDSNVYFYDLTRPKHTCVNKLQGHRFPVIGVAWNHGENLLASSDFYGTVIVWKRSKTG, from the exons ATGACGGAGAAAAGCGGCGACGGCGACGGCAGCGGTGGGGGTGATGGTGGTCCAGCAGAGGGGGAgaagaataataataatgctGATGGTGGTGTTCCACCAGAggaagagaaggagaaggagaaagagaagaatgGAGATCCAGAACTGCTGATCTGCTTGCTTCAACCTGCTCCCGCCGACTCCGATCCCGACTACATTGGCATCCGTCGCCTTCTACTCTCTCGCAAGCCCCAGTCCCCATTTCATCGCCGCCGA GATTGGAGATGCAATGGAAAAGGGTACGTCGCGTTTCGAAATTACATCCGGCGGCCGAGGAATTGGGAGAGGATGCAGACTCCGAGCCTCCAGACCACTCCCGGAAACAG TGGGAGATGGATTCTACCTACAAGTCCGCTGTCCCTTTTGTACGACGTCGAAAGCTGGAGTCCTGGCAGG GACGTCCAGAGTGGCAGTCAACCTTCACCTCGCAGAAGTTTTGGCTCCAGTATAAGTGATAGTGACCGCCCACGTCCTCGGCGGGCAGAACCTGCGTACTCGTTTGTAGGAATGCATTGCATCTTTGATCAGTGCACAGCCTCTG TTACGGTTTTGAAGTTTGGGCACATGAGTTCTGAtctgcttgcatatggagcatcagATGGAACCTTGACAGTATGCACTGTTTCTGATCCACCTTCAATCCTCAAGCATCTGCATGGTCACTCCAAAGATGTTACAG ACTTTGATTTTTCGTCGAACAATCAATACATTGCATCCTCATCAATGGATAAAACTGTACGAGTGTGGGAGATTTCAAAAGGCCTTTGTATTCGAGTAATATATGGAGTGTCTCCGCAACTGTGTATCCGTTTTCACCCT GTAAATAACAACTTTCTTTCAGCTGGCAATGCAGACAAAGAAGTTACG GTTTTCAATTTCAGCACTGGTAGGGTCATTCATAAAATATTCTTTGACAGTGAGGTTACCTCCATGGATTATGCTCACACTGGACAGCTCATTTTCTGTGGTGATGCGACG GGCTGTATATATTCTATAAGCATGAATTCTCACACAGGAATGTTGTCTCGCTCTCATCGTCACCGAAGTAGCACAAGGCGGAAATCTGCAGTCATAACTGTGCAGTACCGAAGTTTTTCTCTGTTGGCTCGGGGCCCTGTCTTGCTTACGTGTACTCAAGATGGAAGTTTATCTTTCTTCAG TGTTGCTCTGGAAATACAGGGTTATTTGACTCTCCGTTGCTCACTGAAACTAAATCCACGAATATACAGCATCCGGGCTTCCTTCTGTCCACTGCTTTCCCTTGAAAAAGGAGAATATATAG TTTCCGGAAGTGAGGATTCAAATGTCTACTTCTACGATTTAACCCGGCCAAAGCATACTTGTGTAAACAAGCTACAG GGTCATCGATTTCCGGTTATTGGTGTTGCTTGGAACCATGGAGAGAACTTGTTAGCATCATCTGATTTCTACGGAACGGTTATTGTATGGAAGAGATCAAAAACAGGTTAA
- the LOC126586671 gene encoding uncharacterized protein LOC126586671 isoform X1, with protein MTEKSGDGDGSGGGDGGPAEGEKNNNNADGGVPPEEEKEKEKEKNGDPELLICLLQPAPADSDPDYIGIRRLLLSRKPQSPFHRRRDWRCNGKGYVAFRNYIRRPRNWERMQTPSLQTTPGNRVIYCFMHQWEMDSTYKSAVPFVRRRKLESWQGMQRILSSISITLWSGSQPSPRRSFGSSISDSDRPRPRRAEPAYSFVGMHCIFDQCTASVTVLKFGHMSSDLLAYGASDGTLTVCTVSDPPSILKHLHGHSKDVTDFDFSSNNQYIASSSMDKTVRVWEISKGLCIRVIYGVSPQLCIRFHPVNNNFLSAGNADKEVTVFNFSTGRVIHKIFFDSEVTSMDYAHTGQLIFCGDATGCIYSISMNSHTGMLSRSHRHRSSTRRKSAVITVQYRSFSLLARGPVLLTCTQDGSLSFFSVALEIQGYLTLRCSLKLNPRIYSIRASFCPLLSLEKGEYIVSGSEDSNVYFYDLTRPKHTCVNKLQGHRFPVIGVAWNHGENLLASSDFYGTVIVWKRSKTG; from the exons ATGACGGAGAAAAGCGGCGACGGCGACGGCAGCGGTGGGGGTGATGGTGGTCCAGCAGAGGGGGAgaagaataataataatgctGATGGTGGTGTTCCACCAGAggaagagaaggagaaggagaaagagaagaatgGAGATCCAGAACTGCTGATCTGCTTGCTTCAACCTGCTCCCGCCGACTCCGATCCCGACTACATTGGCATCCGTCGCCTTCTACTCTCTCGCAAGCCCCAGTCCCCATTTCATCGCCGCCGA GATTGGAGATGCAATGGAAAAGGGTACGTCGCGTTTCGAAATTACATCCGGCGGCCGAGGAATTGGGAGAGGATGCAGACTCCGAGCCTCCAGACCACTCCCGGAAACAG GGTAATTTACTGCTTCATGCATCAGTGGGAGATGGATTCTACCTACAAGTCCGCTGTCCCTTTTGTACGACGTCGAAAGCTGGAGTCCTGGCAGGGTATGCAGCGCATTTTGAGTTCAATTTCCATTACGTTATGG AGTGGCAGTCAACCTTCACCTCGCAGAAGTTTTGGCTCCAGTATAAGTGATAGTGACCGCCCACGTCCTCGGCGGGCAGAACCTGCGTACTCGTTTGTAGGAATGCATTGCATCTTTGATCAGTGCACAGCCTCTG TTACGGTTTTGAAGTTTGGGCACATGAGTTCTGAtctgcttgcatatggagcatcagATGGAACCTTGACAGTATGCACTGTTTCTGATCCACCTTCAATCCTCAAGCATCTGCATGGTCACTCCAAAGATGTTACAG ACTTTGATTTTTCGTCGAACAATCAATACATTGCATCCTCATCAATGGATAAAACTGTACGAGTGTGGGAGATTTCAAAAGGCCTTTGTATTCGAGTAATATATGGAGTGTCTCCGCAACTGTGTATCCGTTTTCACCCT GTAAATAACAACTTTCTTTCAGCTGGCAATGCAGACAAAGAAGTTACG GTTTTCAATTTCAGCACTGGTAGGGTCATTCATAAAATATTCTTTGACAGTGAGGTTACCTCCATGGATTATGCTCACACTGGACAGCTCATTTTCTGTGGTGATGCGACG GGCTGTATATATTCTATAAGCATGAATTCTCACACAGGAATGTTGTCTCGCTCTCATCGTCACCGAAGTAGCACAAGGCGGAAATCTGCAGTCATAACTGTGCAGTACCGAAGTTTTTCTCTGTTGGCTCGGGGCCCTGTCTTGCTTACGTGTACTCAAGATGGAAGTTTATCTTTCTTCAG TGTTGCTCTGGAAATACAGGGTTATTTGACTCTCCGTTGCTCACTGAAACTAAATCCACGAATATACAGCATCCGGGCTTCCTTCTGTCCACTGCTTTCCCTTGAAAAAGGAGAATATATAG TTTCCGGAAGTGAGGATTCAAATGTCTACTTCTACGATTTAACCCGGCCAAAGCATACTTGTGTAAACAAGCTACAG GGTCATCGATTTCCGGTTATTGGTGTTGCTTGGAACCATGGAGAGAACTTGTTAGCATCATCTGATTTCTACGGAACGGTTATTGTATGGAAGAGATCAAAAACAGGTTAA